The genomic DNA aaataaaaactcCTACAACAGGAAAATGATTAAATGAAATGTATGCCCATATTATGGAATCCTGTCAGGAATAATAGCAACAAAACATTAATAGATATGCAAATCTCCAGTTCCAATAGGATCCCACACTCCTTGTCTTTCAGATATTAGGCAAAGCCTCAGGTTAAGTCTTCCTCTAGAACGTCCAAAAAACAAGACTTGTCAATTCAAGACGGAACTAACGTCCTGCATTGCGACGCGCTTCCGGGAGGCGCGTGAAGCAGCGGTACCGCGTTGTAAACGTCATTTCCTCCCGGAACCCGGATAAAGAAGTACACAGATTACTGTCACTGCTCGCAGTCGCCGCACTAACAGCAGACATGGCTCTGCCGCCCTTCTTTGCCCAGGGCCGCCAGGGGCCGCCGCCCCCGCAGCCACCGCCTTCCGCTCCATTCGGCTGTCCGCCCCCGCCGCTGCCCTCCCCAGCTTTCCCGCCGCCTCTTCCCCAGCGTCCCGGCCCCTTCCCGGGGACGTCTGCCCCGTTCCTGCAGCCTCCGCTGGCACTGCAGCCCCGAGCCCCGGCCGAGGTCTCCcgcgggggcgggggcagcaCCTTCTTCCCGGTGCCGCCCCCaccactgccgccgccgccgccgtgcCGGCCCTTCCCGGGGCCCGACGCCGGCGAGCGTCCGCGGCCACCGCCTCCAGGCCCGGGGCCGCCTTGGAGTCCTCGCTGGGCTGAGGGGCCGCCGCCGCCCGACGTTCTCGGGGACGCGGCCCTTCAACGCCTGCGCGATCGGCAGTGGCTGGAGGCGGTGTTCCGGAACCCCCGGCGGCCGGACGGCCCGGGACCCCGGGGCACGCCTGCCGGGCCCAGCCTGGGCGAAGTGCGCGCGCGGTTGCGAGCGGCGTTGCGCCTGGTGCGGCGGCTGCGCAGCCTAGGGCAGTCCCTGCGCGAGGCCGAGGCCGACGGAGCGGCCTGGGCCTCCCTGCACGCTCAGGCGGCGCCCCTGCGAGCGGAGCTAGCCGAACGACTGCAGCCTCTGGCCCAGGCTGCCTACGTGGGCGAGGCGCGacggaggctggagagagtcCGTCGCCGCCGGCTGCGGCTTCGTGAGAGGGCCCGGGAACGCGAGGCTGAgcgggaggcggaggcagctCTGGCCACCGAACGCGAGCAGGAGATTGACCGCTGGAGGGTGAAGTGCGTGCAGGAAGTGGAGGAAAAGAAGCGGGTGAGAAGTACTGTGCGTTCGGCGGTTGGCTTGGATACTTATCCGTGAAAGCTAACTTTCCCACCTCTTTACTGTGTATTCCGTGTTGATGATGCGTGGTACACGAAAGTCTAGAAGGTGGAGTGTGACATGTTCACGCTGGTGCGTTTCCGAGAGTACACATTTCCTGTGTCCCGCTTCAAAGTTGGATTCACTTACTGATGTGCAGTACTAACGGGTCTTCGTATTCTGTTTTATACTGTCCTAAGCATGCACATTTAGAAGATTTGGGCCACACCTCGAGACCTTTATAATATAATTGGCCGATGCAGTTAATAGTAGTTTTCTCTAGGATTCAATTGTTTGTTAGTTTGAAACGATGAATTCTCAGTGTATTGGGTGGTATGGGTCTGCCTGGTTCAGGTGTTTGCAGGTACTTGACTTCATATTCAAATGATTGAAACAAGGGCTCACACAAATTTGCAAAAAATAGCAAGAAAACTTTATTCACAAACAAAGCAGTAACAAGTACAGGTTAgaaaggacagccaagggctcaCACGAtactctggggttttgtttgtttgtttggtactTCTTTTTGTGGGCTTCCAGAGAAGGAACTTACTTACTAACATATATAATGATGGTTCTTCTCTATTTTGATTGAGAGATTAGGGCCTGTAATCTGTTCTGTGTATGTCCCTTCCCACAATGCATTTAATTTTAGTCATATGCACTAACCATTGTACATAAAATGGTAAGAAGGTTACTCTCTACTGAAAGTTTATTGAACACAGGCTTACCTTTTTCCTTACTGTGCATGCACCAAAAACCAATTCAGGCAGGATGGGCCCTCCTACTAGAATGTATTGAGAATATGTTTGAGTAGAAACTGTCCAAGTTGGATGGTTattgagaaagaataaacctATTCCGTTGTTTAGTAAGGAGTGTATGTAGAAATGGAGTTCTGAGGGGGCTAGGTGCATTGTTTGGGGCGGCAAAAGAACTTGGCTGCTGGGTGCAGGACTGTAAGAGGAGAGATGCCAAACCCGCTGGCGTCCCAGCTTGCTGTGCTattctctgcctgcctttctcaccCCAGTTCAGCACTCACATCTTTAGTAGACACTACACTAGCTTCCTACAGTTCTA from Acomys russatus chromosome 14, mAcoRus1.1, whole genome shotgun sequence includes the following:
- the Pdcd7 gene encoding programmed cell death protein 7; the protein is MALPPFFAQGRQGPPPPQPPPSAPFGCPPPPLPSPAFPPPLPQRPGPFPGTSAPFLQPPLALQPRAPAEVSRGGGGSTFFPVPPPPLPPPPPCRPFPGPDAGERPRPPPPGPGPPWSPRWAEGPPPPDVLGDAALQRLRDRQWLEAVFRNPRRPDGPGPRGTPAGPSLGEVRARLRAALRLVRRLRSLGQSLREAEADGAAWASLHAQAAPLRAELAERLQPLAQAAYVGEARRRLERVRRRRLRLRERAREREAEREAEAALATEREQEIDRWRVKCVQEVEEKKREQELKVAADGVLAEVRKKQSDTKRMVDILRALEKLRKLRKEAAARKGVCPPASADETFEHHLQRLRKLIKKRSELYEAEERALRVMLEGEQEEERKRELEKKQRKEKEKLLLQKREIESKLFGDPDEFPLAHLLQPFRQYYLQAEHSLPALIQIRHDWDQYLVPSDHPKGNSVPQGWVLPPLPSNDIWATAIKLQ